The following proteins are co-located in the Hevea brasiliensis isolate MT/VB/25A 57/8 chromosome 11, ASM3005281v1, whole genome shotgun sequence genome:
- the LOC131170250 gene encoding uncharacterized protein LOC131170250 has translation MRKKNKEQERKNKREERKRDAKGKNERVKEKGEQSGSKEKEGKRMTLFAGEKKMREALHDMRPLYLLMCKESLFLDSDLNSSLLTFAIAHLQEYKDVFLEEMPPGLPPLRGIEHQINFVPGAQIPNKPVYEQSRGDQEALKTR, from the coding sequence ATGAGGAAAAAGAATAAAGAGCAAGAGAggaaaaacaagagagaagagagaaaaagggATGCAAAAGGGAAAAATGAGAGAGTGAAAGAAAAAGGAGAGCAATCTGGTTCAAAAGAAAAAGAGGGAAAAAGAATGACATTATTCgcaggagaaaaaaaaatgagagaggCATTGCATGACATGAGACCTTTATACCTTCTTATGTGTAAAGAGTCTTTATTTTTAGATTCTGACCTTAATTCTAGCCTCCTTACTTTTGCCATTGCTCATTTGCAGGAATACAAGGATGTTTTTCTAGAGGAAATGCCACCCGGCTTACCACCATTAAGGGGAATTGAGCACCAAATTAATTTCGTGCCTGGGGCTCAAATTCCTAATAAACCAGTATATGAGCAATCTCGAGGAGACCAAGAAGCTTTAAAAACAAGATGA